A region of the Vicinamibacteria bacterium genome:
CGAGGCCCTCGGTCGACCGCTCGAGGTTCGCCTGCTCGAGCGCGAGCGCGAGATCGGAGGCAAGGCGAGAAGCCATCGCGAGAACGCCTGGCTCTTCGAGACCGGCCCAATCGG
Encoded here:
- a CDS encoding NAD(P)-binding protein; translation: MKRLVVVGGGISGTAAAFTARKSAEALGRPLEVRLLEREREIGGKARSHRENAWLFETGPIG